CTCCGCCGTCGGCCTCCGCTTTCAGGCGGGCGCCGAGGAGCACGTTCAGCCCTGTCGAGTCGCAGAACTCCAGACGCGAGCAGTCGAGTACGAGCCGGCTGCGGCCGCCGGCGATACAGCGCTCCAGCGGCTCCCGCAGTACCTCGGCCGTGTGGTAATCGAGTTCACCCGCAGGTGTGAGGACGGCGCTCCCGCCATGCACCCGCACGTCGACGTGCAGTCGGCCGCGGCTCGGGCTTCCGGCGGTTCCGGCGTCCATGCGCGCTTGTCTCCTGACCCTCGGGCTGTCGTGCGATGCAGGTCCGACCCTACGCCTTTGGTCACATGTTCGGCACCCGAACAGCCAACATAATAGGGCAAATATGGACACCTGATTCTTGCACCGGAGGAGAGAAGCGGGTAGGGCTAGAAGCACTCACCACACGTGGCCTTGGGAGGCGCCGCAGACCACAAGCGGACAAGAACTGGCATCGGCAGCCGCATTGCCGAGAACGATGGAGGACAAATGTCAACCCGGCTCGACGCCGCGGCGAGCACGCCGCCGGCACGACCCCACGCCGAGCGCGGCAACGACCACACTGAGCACCACGGCGCGGACACCGTCGTCTCCCGTGGCGGCCCCGGCGGCGAGGACGCCGCCGACCAGGCCACCGAGGACACCGCGAGCATCGCGAACGCCGCGGACGCCGCCGGCACGGCGGCGTCGTTCACGGGGAGCATCGACGAGCTGGAGGGCATCGCCTTCGACGAGGTCGCCCCCGCGGACGCGCGGGCCATGTCGAAGACCCTCTTCGACCGGCTCGGCACCCTCGAAGAGGGCACCCACGAGTACTCGTACGTGCGCAACACCCTGATCGAACTCAACCTGGCGCTGGTGAAGTTCGCCGCCTCCCGGTTCCGCTCGCGCAGCGAGCCGATGGAGGACATCATCCAGGTCGGCACGATCGGGCTCATCAAGGCGATCGACCGCTTCGAGCCCGCCCGCGGGGTGGAGTTCCCCACCTTCGCGATGCCGACGATCATCGGCGAGATCAAGCGCTTCTTCCGCGACACCTCCTGGTCCGTACGCGTCCCGCGGCGGCTGCAGGAGCTGCGCCTCGACCTGGCGAAGGCGGGCGACGAGCTGGCACAGCAGCT
The Streptomyces sp. CNQ-509 DNA segment above includes these coding regions:
- a CDS encoding STAS domain-containing protein — protein: MDAGTAGSPSRGRLHVDVRVHGGSAVLTPAGELDYHTAEVLREPLERCIAGGRSRLVLDCSRLEFCDSTGLNVLLGARLKAEADGGAVHLAGLRPVVARVFEITGAEAVFRLHDTLESALVE
- a CDS encoding RNA polymerase sigma factor SigF; this encodes MSTRLDAAASTPPARPHAERGNDHTEHHGADTVVSRGGPGGEDAADQATEDTASIANAADAAGTAASFTGSIDELEGIAFDEVAPADARAMSKTLFDRLGTLEEGTHEYSYVRNTLIELNLALVKFAASRFRSRSEPMEDIIQVGTIGLIKAIDRFEPARGVEFPTFAMPTIIGEIKRFFRDTSWSVRVPRRLQELRLDLAKAGDELAQQLDRAPTVDELAERLAIGRDEVVEGMAASNAYTASSLDAQPEEDDSESTLADRIGYEDHGLEGIEYVESLKPLIAELTPRDRKILSLRFVANMTQSEIGEELGISQMHVSRLLSRTLVRLRKGLMVEE